A window of Thermosipho japonicus genomic DNA:
AAGGATATAAATTATCATATAATGCTTTTCCTTCTCTTAAAAATTCTGGAGAAAATATTACTCTATCTGTATTAAATTCTTTTCTTTTTCTTTCTGTATAACCTATTGGTATTGTTGATTTAATCACAATTAAAGCTTTTTTATTTATTTTCAAAACATCTTTTATCACTTCATCAACCGAAGAAGTATCAAAATAATTCGTTTCAGGATTATAATCCGTAGGTGTTGCTACAAAAACTATTTCCGCGTTTTTATAAGCTTTTTCTTTGTCAGTTGTGGCCATAAGATTTAAGTTTTTATGTTTTAAATAATCTATTATTTCATTATCTTTTATTGGAGAAATCTTGTTGTTTATTTTTTCAACTTTATCTTTTGATATATCCAAACCTATTACTTCGTGATTTTGAGATAATAAAACTGCTATTGATAAACCTACGTATCCCAACCCAACTATTGTTATTCTCATATAAACCCTCCTCAAATTTTTATAAATACTCCTTTTTCATTATCAAAATAATATTTAATAACAATTTTTCTTGGACCATCTTATCTTTTATATATAACCAATTTATATAGCTCTTCCCATTGATTTATCCATTTTTTATAATCTAAGAATTTTTTAGCACTTTGCTTTATAGATTCATATTTGCTTCTCCATTCTAAAATTCTTTTTTCAAAAATCAACATTTTTTCTTCTAAATCTCCTTCTTTAAAAGGATCAAAAATCATTCCATTTACATCTGCGGTAATCATTTCTGGAATTCCACCAATGTTACTACCTATTACAGGAGTTCCAAAAGCAAAAGACTCTACAACAACCATTCCTAAAGGTTCATACCAAACACTAGGAACAATTGTAACATCCACTCTGCTAAAAAATTTTTTTGGATCCACTCGCCCCATGAAAACTATTGAATCATCTTTATATCTTGAATGAAGATATTGAACATAATCTTTTTTTCCTGACCCAGCTACAAACAATTTGTAATGTTTCTTCTTGACTTTATGGAAAGACTTTAAAAGAAGCTCAATCCCTTTACTTGGCGACAATGTTCCTATAAATCCAAAATTTATATATTTGGGATCTACTTTTTTCTCTAAACTAATATTTTCAATATTCCTAGAATTATAAATTACTTTTTTTATAGGAACACCTTTGAAATATCCAAGACTAATATATTTATTAAGAATAAAATTACTTACACCAACTACAGCTTCTAGTTTCCTTGATTTTAATTTCCAAGGAAATCTCGCTACTTTACAAGTAAAGCATTGTCTA
This region includes:
- a CDS encoding glycosyltransferase family 4 protein; the protein is MKILYINTLYEPFIGGGAEITIKHLVTGIRDLGHEVKVLSFWDKKDSEDLINKISLYRAKIPNLYLPYGEFEISFKKKLLWHFFDIYNPKSKKIVSEQVKKFNPDIISFHNLYGWSSSVWEVVDEFDIPAVQVLHDLYILCPRNMFKNGEVCDRQCFTCKVARFPWKLKSRKLEAVVGVSNFILNKYISLGYFKGVPIKKVIYNSRNIENISLEKKVDPKYINFGFIGTLSPSKGIELLLKSFHKVKKKHYKLFVAGSGKKDYVQYLHSRYKDDSIVFMGRVDPKKFFSRVDVTIVPSVWYEPLGMVVVESFAFGTPVIGSNIGGIPEMITADVNGMIFDPFKEGDLEEKMLIFEKRILEWRSKYESIKQSAKKFLDYKKWINQWEELYKLVIYKR